A single window of Cytobacillus dafuensis DNA harbors:
- a CDS encoding uracil-xanthine permease family protein produces MSKPILDIKDVPTPIQWITLSLQHLFAMFGATVLVPFLVDLDPAIALISSGFGTLAFLIITQWKVPAYLGSSFAYITPLIAANNAGGIGAMMIGSFMVGLVYGVIALIIKNGGYRWLMNLLPPIVVGPVIMVIGLALSGTAVGMAMNDPVTGKYSMVHFSVALITLAVTIIFSIYFKGMLSMIPILAGIIIGYIYAVIVGVVDFTGVIDADWIAVPNFVFPFVDYDLKITLDIILLMVPVAIVTISEHIGHQLVLGKVVNKDYIKDPGLHRSILGDGMATIISAIMGGPPKTTYGENIGVLAITKIYSVYVLAGAAIIAIIFGFIGKISALISSIPTPVMGGVSILLFGIIASSGLRMLVDSKVDFGDKRNLVIASVILVIGIGGAHIDIGMVQIQGMALAAIAGVLLNLLLPGREKEQKNMFEIELEKEFDNAF; encoded by the coding sequence ATGAGCAAACCCATTTTAGATATTAAAGACGTACCAACACCAATACAATGGATAACATTAAGCTTACAGCATTTATTTGCAATGTTTGGTGCAACTGTTTTAGTTCCTTTCTTAGTAGATTTGGATCCTGCGATTGCATTAATTTCGAGCGGCTTTGGAACACTTGCTTTTTTAATCATTACACAATGGAAAGTCCCAGCCTATTTAGGCTCATCATTCGCTTATATCACCCCACTAATAGCGGCTAATAATGCTGGTGGGATTGGAGCAATGATGATTGGAAGCTTTATGGTTGGACTCGTTTATGGAGTTATAGCTCTAATTATTAAAAATGGCGGATATCGTTGGCTCATGAACCTCCTGCCACCGATCGTTGTAGGACCTGTTATTATGGTTATTGGATTAGCATTATCAGGAACAGCAGTAGGTATGGCGATGAATGACCCCGTAACAGGGAAATACAGTATGGTGCACTTCTCGGTTGCACTCATAACATTAGCAGTAACGATCATTTTCTCAATTTACTTCAAGGGAATGCTCAGCATGATCCCGATACTTGCTGGAATAATTATTGGTTATATTTATGCCGTAATCGTAGGAGTTGTAGATTTTACTGGGGTAATAGATGCTGATTGGATAGCAGTTCCGAATTTTGTCTTCCCATTTGTCGATTATGATTTAAAAATTACATTGGATATTATCCTCTTGATGGTTCCAGTTGCAATCGTGACGATATCTGAGCATATCGGCCATCAGCTTGTACTTGGAAAAGTAGTAAATAAAGATTATATTAAGGATCCTGGACTACATCGTTCGATTCTAGGAGATGGGATGGCTACAATTATCTCTGCAATCATGGGTGGCCCTCCAAAGACTACTTATGGTGAAAACATTGGAGTACTCGCTATTACAAAGATTTATAGTGTTTATGTATTAGCTGGAGCAGCAATTATCGCGATTATCTTTGGTTTTATAGGAAAAATATCAGCATTAATTAGTTCAATCCCAACACCAGTAATGGGTGGTGTATCTATCCTTTTATTCGGGATTATCGCATCATCAGGTTTAAGAATGCTTGTAGATAGCAAAGTGGATTTTGGTGACAAGCGCAATCTAGTTATCGCATCTGTTATCCTTGTTATTGGAATTGGCGGTGCACATATTGATATAGGTATGGTACAGATCCAAGGAATGGCATTAGCAGCAATTGCAGGGGTATTATTAAACCTACTATTACCTGGAAGAGAAAAAGAACAGAAAAATATGTTCGAAATTGAATTAGAAAAAGAATTTGATAACGCCTTTTAA
- a CDS encoding aspartate carbamoyltransferase catalytic subunit: MKHLLTTTDLKIEEVKEILVDAQYFLDGGTWTPKENIFVANLFFENSTRTKCSFEVAERRLGLDIIPFEVSTSSVSKGESLYDTVKTLEAIGANAVVIRHSKDRYFDELKGISNVSIINAGDGCGHHPTQSLLDLLTIKQEFGSFEGLKVAIIGDIRHSRVARSNADVLVRLGAKVVFSGPEEWFDNELLENGDYENIDTAIQTSDVVMLLRIQHERHEVKGKRTVEEYHKAYGLTEERERQMKPGSIIMHPAPVNRNVEIADSLVECERSRIFKQMQNGVYVRMAVLKKAIEQSEGSDNNVNTNKKWPVAN, translated from the coding sequence TTGAAACATTTACTTACCACAACTGACTTAAAAATTGAGGAAGTGAAAGAGATTCTAGTAGATGCACAGTATTTTTTAGATGGTGGTACATGGACACCGAAAGAAAATATATTTGTGGCCAATCTCTTCTTTGAAAACAGCACAAGAACGAAATGCAGTTTTGAAGTAGCAGAAAGAAGACTAGGTCTTGATATCATTCCTTTTGAGGTTAGTACATCGAGTGTTTCTAAAGGTGAATCCCTTTATGATACGGTTAAAACGCTTGAAGCGATTGGCGCAAATGCAGTTGTCATTCGCCATAGCAAAGATCGGTATTTTGACGAACTAAAAGGAATATCAAACGTTTCCATTATTAATGCAGGTGATGGCTGTGGGCATCATCCAACACAGTCATTACTTGATTTATTAACAATCAAGCAGGAGTTTGGCAGCTTTGAAGGTCTTAAGGTCGCGATAATTGGTGATATAAGACATAGCCGTGTAGCGAGATCCAATGCTGATGTTCTAGTGAGACTTGGTGCAAAGGTTGTTTTTTCCGGACCTGAGGAGTGGTTTGATAATGAACTTCTTGAAAATGGCGATTATGAGAACATCGATACAGCAATACAAACATCTGATGTGGTCATGCTCTTGAGGATACAGCATGAGCGCCATGAAGTTAAAGGTAAAAGGACAGTTGAAGAATATCACAAAGCATACGGATTGACAGAAGAAAGAGAACGACAAATGAAGCCTGGCAGCATCATCATGCATCCAGCGCCTGTCAACCGTAATGTGGAAATTGCAGATAGTTTAGTAGAATGCGAACGTTCGAGAATATTTAAGCAAATGCAAAATGGTGTGTATGTCCGAATGGCAGTATTAAAAAAAGCAATTGAACAATCTGAAGGGAGCGATAACAATGTCAACACTAATAAAAAATGGCCAGTTGCTAACTAA
- a CDS encoding dihydroorotase yields the protein MSTLIKNGQLLTNEGELKRTNILIDSGKIVEIGEGMVREADETIDATNLLIAPGFIDLHVHLREPGGEKKETIESGTRAAAKGGFTTVAAMPNTRPVPDSKEQLEKLNKRIEETASVRVLPYASITIRELGEELTDFQTLKEAGAFAFTDDGVGVQSAAMMLAAMKKAAEINMPIVAHCEENTLINKGSVHEGEFSKKHGLNGIPSVCESVHIARDVLLAEAADCNYHVCHISTKESVRVVRDAKKAGIKVTAEVTPHHLLLCDEDIPSLDANYKMNPPLRGAADQEALIEGILDGTIDFIATDHAPHTTEEKLEGMQLAPFGIVGLETAFPLLYTHFVEKGIFTLKQLIDFLTVKPAKAFGLSSGRIEVGAYADIVLLDLNHSEKINPEQFASKGRNTPFAGWECKGWPVLTIVNGKIVWNKESVTA from the coding sequence ATGTCAACACTAATAAAAAATGGCCAGTTGCTAACTAATGAGGGTGAGTTAAAAAGAACCAATATTTTAATCGACTCAGGAAAAATTGTGGAAATTGGCGAGGGAATGGTTAGAGAAGCGGATGAAACAATTGATGCAACCAATTTGTTGATTGCTCCTGGATTTATTGATCTTCATGTTCATTTACGTGAGCCAGGCGGTGAAAAGAAGGAAACGATTGAATCAGGTACAAGAGCTGCAGCAAAAGGTGGATTTACAACTGTTGCAGCTATGCCGAACACAAGACCAGTTCCTGACTCAAAGGAGCAATTAGAGAAACTTAATAAACGAATTGAAGAAACCGCATCTGTCCGTGTACTTCCATATGCATCCATAACGATTCGTGAATTAGGTGAAGAACTGACTGATTTTCAAACTTTGAAGGAAGCAGGAGCATTTGCCTTCACAGATGATGGAGTTGGAGTTCAATCCGCTGCGATGATGCTAGCTGCTATGAAGAAAGCTGCGGAAATCAATATGCCAATTGTTGCGCATTGCGAAGAAAATACTCTTATCAACAAAGGATCAGTACATGAGGGAGAATTTTCAAAAAAGCATGGATTAAATGGAATTCCATCAGTTTGTGAATCAGTTCATATTGCAAGAGATGTTCTGCTCGCAGAAGCTGCAGATTGCAACTATCATGTTTGTCATATAAGCACGAAGGAATCTGTAAGAGTTGTTCGTGATGCGAAGAAAGCAGGAATTAAGGTTACTGCAGAAGTAACACCTCATCACCTCCTGCTTTGTGACGAGGATATTCCGAGTCTTGATGCAAATTATAAAATGAATCCTCCACTTAGAGGAGCAGCAGATCAAGAAGCACTCATTGAAGGCATACTAGATGGGACAATCGACTTTATCGCTACTGATCATGCACCACATACAACAGAGGAGAAATTAGAAGGCATGCAGCTTGCTCCATTCGGAATCGTAGGATTGGAAACAGCCTTCCCACTTCTCTATACTCACTTTGTTGAAAAAGGAATATTTACCTTAAAACAATTAATTGACTTTTTAACAGTAAAACCTGCTAAAGCATTTGGCCTTTCTTCAGGAAGAATTGAAGTAGGAGCATATGCGGATATCGTTTTACTTGACTTAAACCATTCTGAAAAGATTAATCCGGAACAATTTGCTTCAAAAGGGCGAAACACACCTTTTGCTGGCTGGGAATGCAAAGGCTGGCCAGTATTAACAATCGTAAATGGAAAAATCGTATGGAATAAGGAGAGTGTTACAGCATGA
- a CDS encoding carbamoyl phosphate synthase small subunit translates to MKKQLILEDGTVFIGEGFGSDTHTIGEIVFNTGMTGYQEVLSDPSYCGQVVTLTYPLVGNYGINRDDFESITPAIQGFIVKEAASFPSNWRNEKTLDEYFKIKNIPGIAGIDTRKLTRIIRQYGTLKGAICSIDDNVESVLEKLRATKLRQDQVKQVSTKTAYPSPGRGKRVVLVDFGMKHGILRELNKRDCDVIVVPYNTSAIEILNLSPDGVMLSNGPGDPKDVPEAIDMIKELLGKIPLFGICLGHQLFALACGANTEKMKFGHRGSNHPVKDLKTGKVALTSQNHGYTVEDSSIDNTRLEVTHIALNDGTVEGLKHKDFPAFTVQYHPEASPGPEDANGLFEQFLQMIESEEQEGAC, encoded by the coding sequence ATGAAAAAACAGCTTATTTTAGAAGACGGCACTGTGTTTATTGGAGAAGGATTTGGAAGTGATACACACACGATTGGTGAGATTGTCTTTAATACAGGTATGACTGGATACCAGGAGGTACTATCAGATCCTTCGTATTGCGGACAAGTCGTCACGCTAACTTATCCACTCGTTGGAAATTACGGAATAAATCGAGACGATTTTGAATCGATTACACCTGCTATACAAGGCTTTATCGTAAAGGAAGCTGCCAGCTTTCCATCCAATTGGAGAAATGAAAAGACACTTGATGAATACTTCAAAATCAAAAATATTCCTGGAATTGCAGGGATTGACACGAGAAAGCTTACTAGAATCATACGACAATACGGAACATTAAAAGGTGCGATTTGTAGTATAGACGATAATGTAGAGTCGGTTTTGGAGAAATTGCGGGCTACAAAGCTTCGCCAGGATCAAGTAAAGCAAGTTTCTACAAAAACGGCTTATCCTAGTCCGGGGCGTGGAAAAAGAGTGGTCTTAGTAGACTTTGGAATGAAGCATGGCATTTTAAGAGAGTTAAATAAAAGGGATTGTGATGTAATTGTTGTACCTTATAATACATCAGCAATTGAAATATTAAACTTAAGCCCAGATGGGGTCATGTTATCAAATGGACCTGGGGACCCGAAAGATGTACCAGAAGCAATTGACATGATTAAAGAGCTATTAGGTAAGATTCCGCTCTTTGGAATATGTCTAGGCCACCAGCTATTCGCTCTAGCATGCGGTGCTAATACAGAAAAAATGAAATTTGGTCACAGGGGCTCTAATCACCCTGTAAAAGACTTAAAAACGGGGAAAGTTGCACTGACTTCACAAAATCATGGATATACGGTAGAGGATAGCTCTATTGATAATACTAGACTAGAAGTAACTCATATAGCATTAAATGACGGTACAGTCGAAGGATTAAAGCATAAAGATTTTCCTGCATTTACTGTCCAATATCATCCAGAAGCTTCCCCTGGACCAGAAGATGCGAATGGTCTATTCGAACAATTCTTGCAAATGATTGAATCTGAAGAACAGGAAGGTGCTTGCTAA
- the carB gene encoding carbamoyl-phosphate synthase large subunit: MPKRTDIKSILVIGSGPIVIGQAAEFDYAGTQACIALKEEGYRVILINSNPATIMTDTEIADAVYIEPLTLEFVSRIIRKERPDALVPTLGGQTGLNLAVELAKSGVLEECGVEILGTKLSAIEKAEDRDLFRSLMNELGEPVPESDIIHSLEEAYDFVNKIGYPVIVRPAFTLGGTGGGICNDEEELIEIVTSGLKHSPVTQCLLEKSIAGYKEIEYEVMRDSNDNAIVVCNMENIDPVGIHTGDSIVVAPSQTLSDREYQLLRNTSLKIIRALEIEGGCNVQLALDPYSFNYYIIEVNPRVSRSSALASKATGYPIAKLAAKIAVGLTLDEMMNPVTGKTYACFEPALDYIVTKIPRWPFDKFESANRSLGTQMKATGEVMAIGRTLEESLLKAVRSLEANVFHLGVNSANEADDDLLEKRIRKAGDERLFFIGEALRRGVSIETLHEWSQIDLFFLHKMEKIVAFEKELSKYPYNIEIAKKAKEMGFADIVIAQFWGVSEKEVYNWRTENGIIPVYKMVDTCAAEFESETPYYYGTYEEENESVVTDRKSVVVLGSGPIRIGQGVEFDYATVHSVWAIKEAGYEAIIINNNPETVSTDFSISDKLYFEPLTIEDVMHIIDLEKPEGVVVQFGGQTAINLAASLVERGVKILGTSLENLDRAENRDKFEHALAKLNIPQPKGKTALSVEEAVAIASEIGYPVLVRPSYVLGGRAMEIVYKEEELLHYMKNAVKINPEHPVLIDRYLTGKEIEVDAISDGEGILIPGIMEHIERAGVHSGDSIAVYPPQSISDEVKSKIIEYTEKLAKGLGIIGLLNIQYVVANEEVFVIEVNPRSSRTVPFLSKITNVPMAKIATKVILGQTLAQQGYKTGLVAEKCGVYVKVPVFSFAKLRRVDITLGPEMKSTGEVMGKDSTLEKALYKGLVASGMKIHKFGSVLMTVSDKDKEEALSLAKRFVSIGYRLMATNGTAKYLQSAGIPVKTVDKIGSEGPNLLDVIKNGEAQIIINTLTKGKQPERDGFRIRREAVENGVPCLTSLDTADAILQVIESMNFSADAMEKSADIKEEVLA; the protein is encoded by the coding sequence ATGCCAAAACGCACAGATATAAAAAGTATTTTAGTCATCGGATCAGGTCCAATCGTTATTGGTCAGGCAGCAGAGTTTGATTATGCAGGTACTCAAGCATGTATTGCCTTAAAGGAAGAAGGTTATCGCGTCATTTTGATCAACTCAAACCCTGCAACGATTATGACGGATACAGAGATTGCTGATGCGGTGTATATCGAACCGCTAACCTTGGAATTTGTAAGCCGGATTATTAGAAAAGAGCGTCCAGATGCCCTTGTACCGACCCTTGGAGGTCAGACCGGATTAAACCTTGCTGTCGAGTTAGCTAAATCAGGCGTCCTTGAAGAATGCGGGGTAGAAATTTTAGGTACAAAGCTTTCAGCAATTGAGAAAGCAGAGGACCGCGATCTATTCAGAAGCTTAATGAATGAATTAGGTGAGCCTGTTCCAGAAAGTGACATTATTCATTCATTAGAGGAAGCATATGATTTCGTAAATAAAATTGGCTATCCCGTTATTGTTCGCCCAGCATTCACACTTGGTGGAACGGGCGGAGGAATATGTAATGATGAGGAAGAGCTAATCGAAATTGTAACAAGTGGATTAAAACACAGTCCTGTTACACAATGTTTATTAGAAAAAAGCATTGCCGGATATAAAGAAATTGAATACGAAGTGATGAGAGATTCGAACGATAACGCCATCGTTGTATGTAACATGGAAAATATTGATCCAGTCGGTATCCATACTGGCGACTCAATTGTCGTTGCACCGAGTCAAACACTTAGTGACCGTGAGTACCAGCTTTTAAGAAATACATCTTTAAAAATCATTCGTGCGTTGGAAATCGAAGGCGGATGTAATGTTCAGCTAGCTCTCGACCCATACAGCTTTAACTACTATATTATTGAAGTAAATCCAAGGGTAAGTCGTTCATCAGCATTAGCTTCGAAAGCGACAGGGTATCCTATTGCAAAATTAGCAGCAAAAATTGCTGTGGGATTAACTTTAGATGAAATGATGAACCCCGTTACCGGGAAAACATATGCATGTTTCGAGCCTGCATTAGATTATATCGTGACAAAAATCCCACGTTGGCCCTTTGATAAATTTGAATCAGCAAACCGTTCCTTAGGCACGCAAATGAAAGCGACTGGTGAAGTCATGGCTATCGGCCGGACACTTGAAGAATCTTTATTAAAAGCAGTCCGTTCTCTTGAAGCAAATGTATTTCATCTTGGTGTAAATAGTGCTAATGAAGCTGACGATGATTTGCTAGAGAAGAGAATCCGAAAAGCTGGAGATGAACGCTTATTCTTTATCGGTGAAGCTCTTAGAAGAGGGGTAAGTATTGAAACCCTTCATGAGTGGAGTCAAATCGACTTATTTTTCCTTCATAAGATGGAAAAGATCGTAGCATTTGAAAAAGAACTATCAAAGTATCCTTACAACATAGAAATTGCTAAGAAAGCTAAGGAAATGGGCTTTGCGGATATTGTGATCGCTCAGTTTTGGGGAGTTTCGGAAAAAGAAGTATACAACTGGAGAACTGAGAATGGAATAATTCCAGTTTATAAAATGGTTGATACATGTGCAGCCGAATTTGAATCAGAAACACCTTATTACTATGGCACGTATGAAGAGGAAAATGAATCGGTTGTGACAGATCGTAAAAGTGTTGTTGTACTTGGTTCAGGCCCAATTCGAATTGGCCAAGGTGTAGAATTTGACTATGCGACAGTACACTCGGTATGGGCAATTAAGGAAGCTGGCTATGAAGCGATTATCATTAATAATAACCCTGAGACTGTTTCTACAGATTTTAGCATCTCTGACAAGCTATACTTTGAGCCGCTGACAATTGAGGACGTCATGCATATTATTGATCTCGAAAAACCAGAAGGTGTAGTTGTCCAATTTGGAGGACAAACTGCGATTAATCTTGCAGCAAGTCTAGTTGAAAGAGGAGTAAAAATACTTGGTACTTCACTTGAAAACCTTGATCGTGCAGAGAATAGAGACAAATTTGAACATGCATTGGCAAAATTAAATATTCCTCAGCCAAAAGGAAAGACGGCACTATCTGTAGAAGAGGCAGTTGCCATTGCTAGCGAAATTGGCTATCCAGTACTTGTTCGCCCATCATATGTTCTTGGCGGCCGTGCAATGGAAATTGTTTATAAAGAGGAAGAACTATTGCATTATATGAAAAATGCCGTAAAAATTAACCCTGAGCATCCAGTATTGATTGATCGCTATTTGACAGGAAAAGAAATTGAAGTAGATGCGATCTCTGATGGCGAAGGAATATTAATTCCTGGAATAATGGAGCATATTGAACGTGCAGGCGTCCATTCTGGTGACTCAATTGCCGTATATCCTCCTCAAAGCATTTCAGACGAAGTAAAATCAAAAATAATAGAATATACTGAGAAGCTTGCAAAGGGATTAGGAATCATCGGATTATTAAATATCCAATATGTAGTCGCTAATGAAGAGGTATTTGTGATAGAGGTTAACCCAAGATCCAGCCGTACAGTACCATTCTTAAGTAAAATTACGAATGTGCCAATGGCTAAAATTGCAACAAAGGTTATACTTGGACAAACACTCGCACAGCAAGGCTACAAAACTGGCCTTGTAGCTGAAAAATGTGGGGTTTATGTTAAAGTTCCAGTTTTCTCTTTTGCCAAATTAAGAAGAGTGGATATTACCTTAGGACCTGAAATGAAATCCACTGGAGAAGTAATGGGGAAAGATAGCACATTAGAAAAAGCATTATACAAAGGTTTGGTCGCTTCTGGTATGAAAATTCATAAATTTGGTTCAGTCCTTATGACTGTATCTGATAAGGATAAAGAAGAGGCTTTATCACTTGCGAAACGCTTCGTATCAATTGGCTATCGGTTAATGGCCACAAACGGAACTGCGAAATATCTACAATCAGCGGGAATACCTGTAAAAACTGTCGATAAAATTGGTTCTGAAGGTCCAAATCTCCTTGATGTAATCAAAAACGGAGAAGCACAAATTATCATTAACACTTTAACAAAAGGAAAACAGCCTGAAAGAGATGGATTCCGCATTCGTCGGGAAGCTGTAGAAAATGGTGTTCCATGCTTAACTTCTCTCGATACAGCTGATGCTATTCTACAGGTAATTGAGTCCATGAATTTCTCTGCAGATGCAATGGAGAAATCTGCGGATATCAAGGAGGAAGTCTTGGCATGA
- a CDS encoding dihydroorotate dehydrogenase electron transfer subunit — MIKKELCKVVSQKEIAEHIFELTLQGELVYEMDEPGQFVHLKVSDHLDPLLRRPISISNINKNQQQFTMIYRAEGKGTVLLSKKKSGEFIDVLGPLGHGFPINEVQPGETALLVGGGIGVPPLYELSKQLVNKGVKVIHVLGFQSSNVVFYHEKFTQLGETYIATVDGSYGANGFVTDVIESEKIDFNILYSCGPTPMLKALEQAYKQKKVYLSLEERMGCGIGACFACVCHTGDDPTGYTYKKVCSDGPVFKAGEVVL, encoded by the coding sequence ATGATCAAAAAGGAATTATGTAAAGTCGTTTCACAAAAAGAAATAGCGGAACATATTTTCGAGCTCACCTTACAAGGTGAGCTTGTCTACGAAATGGATGAGCCGGGGCAATTTGTTCATTTAAAAGTATCTGATCATCTTGACCCACTATTAAGGAGACCAATAAGTATTTCTAACATAAATAAAAATCAACAACAATTTACAATGATTTACCGTGCCGAAGGAAAAGGAACTGTTTTGTTATCAAAGAAAAAATCCGGGGAATTTATTGATGTTTTAGGACCATTAGGCCATGGATTTCCAATTAACGAGGTACAGCCAGGTGAAACAGCTCTTTTAGTTGGCGGAGGTATCGGTGTTCCACCTTTATATGAATTATCTAAGCAGCTTGTAAATAAAGGTGTAAAGGTTATCCATGTACTTGGCTTTCAATCCTCTAATGTAGTTTTCTATCATGAAAAATTCACACAACTTGGTGAAACATATATTGCAACAGTTGATGGCAGTTATGGAGCAAATGGATTTGTTACAGATGTAATTGAAAGTGAAAAAATTGATTTTAACATTCTCTATTCCTGTGGTCCAACACCAATGCTTAAAGCACTTGAACAAGCTTATAAACAAAAGAAGGTGTATCTCTCTTTGGAAGAACGTATGGGCTGCGGCATTGGTGCTTGCTTCGCATGTGTTTGCCATACTGGGGATGATCCAACTGGTTATACGTATAAAAAGGTATGCAGTGACGGTCCTGTTTTTAAAGCGGGGGAGGTTGTCCTATGA
- a CDS encoding dihydroorotate dehydrogenase — translation MKSLQVSLPGLELKNPIMPASGCFGFGREFSELFDLSLLGAIMIKATTFEPRFGNQTPRVAETSAGMLNAIGLQNPGLEKVINEELRWLEQFDVPIIANVAGSLEEDYIAVAKEISKAPNVHALELNISCPNVKTGGIAFGTIPEVAKNLTKKVKEVSEVPVYVKLSPNVTNIVEMAKAVEDGGADGLTMINTLIGMRIDIKTGNPILANKTGGLSGPAIKPVAIRMIHEVSQHVHLPIIGMGGVQTAEDVIEYYYAGASAVAVGTANFVDPFVCPTIIEELPELIRSLGFEHISECTGRSWK, via the coding sequence ATGAAATCATTACAAGTTAGCTTACCAGGATTGGAATTAAAAAATCCGATTATGCCAGCATCAGGATGTTTCGGGTTTGGCCGTGAATTTAGCGAGCTCTTTGATCTTAGCTTGTTAGGTGCCATTATGATTAAAGCAACGACTTTTGAACCTCGATTTGGAAATCAAACGCCACGAGTAGCAGAAACATCTGCAGGAATGCTGAATGCAATTGGGCTTCAAAATCCTGGGTTAGAAAAAGTAATAAACGAAGAGCTTCGTTGGCTGGAACAATTTGATGTGCCAATTATTGCAAATGTTGCAGGATCGCTGGAAGAAGACTATATTGCAGTAGCAAAAGAAATTTCTAAAGCCCCTAATGTACATGCACTTGAATTAAATATTTCCTGTCCAAATGTAAAAACAGGGGGAATTGCTTTCGGTACAATTCCTGAAGTAGCAAAAAACTTAACGAAAAAAGTAAAGGAAGTATCTGAAGTTCCTGTTTATGTAAAGCTTTCACCTAATGTTACGAATATAGTTGAAATGGCAAAAGCAGTTGAAGACGGCGGTGCTGATGGTTTAACAATGATCAATACACTTATTGGCATGAGAATCGATATCAAAACTGGCAACCCTATTTTGGCTAACAAGACGGGCGGACTTTCAGGACCAGCCATTAAACCTGTTGCGATTCGAATGATTCATGAAGTAAGTCAGCACGTTCATTTGCCGATTATTGGTATGGGTGGTGTTCAAACTGCAGAGGATGTCATTGAATATTATTATGCTGGCGCCAGTGCGGTCGCTGTAGGGACTGCTAACTTTGTAGATCCGTTTGTATGCCCAACGATCATTGAAGAATTACCAGAGCTAATAAGAAGCCTTGGCTTTGAGCATATATCTGAATGTACGGGAAGGAGCTGGAAATAA
- the pyrF gene encoding orotidine-5'-phosphate decarboxylase — protein sequence MKNSLIIALDFANKNEVSNFLKAFENEKLFLKVGMELFYQEGPSIIHDLKEQGHKIFLDLKLHDIPNTVKSAMKGLARLNCDLVNVHAAGGFEMMESALEGLEAGTLAGNKRPACIAVTQLTSTSEEQMKNEQLIQVPLEESVLHYAALASKAKLDGVVCSTFEARSIHQSLGSSFLTVAPGIRLETDNAQDQKRVATPEYAKSEGVSAIVVGRSITQSDQPLEKYLLFKHCWEGVLS from the coding sequence TTGAAAAATTCACTCATAATCGCGCTTGATTTTGCAAATAAGAATGAAGTCTCGAATTTCCTAAAAGCTTTTGAAAACGAAAAGCTTTTTCTAAAAGTAGGTATGGAGCTTTTTTACCAGGAAGGACCTAGTATTATCCATGATTTAAAAGAACAAGGACATAAGATTTTTCTTGATCTAAAGCTTCATGATATTCCAAACACTGTAAAAAGTGCAATGAAAGGCCTTGCCCGGCTTAATTGTGACCTTGTAAATGTTCATGCTGCTGGCGGATTTGAAATGATGGAATCAGCATTAGAAGGGTTAGAAGCGGGTACCCTAGCTGGCAATAAGAGACCAGCTTGTATAGCTGTTACACAATTAACAAGTACTTCAGAAGAGCAAATGAAAAATGAACAGCTCATTCAAGTTCCATTAGAAGAATCAGTTCTTCACTATGCAGCATTGGCTAGTAAAGCAAAATTGGACGGTGTTGTATGTTCTACCTTTGAAGCTAGATCTATTCATCAATCACTTGGTTCTTCCTTTCTTACCGTAGCTCCTGGAATCCGTTTGGAAACGGATAATGCTCAGGATCAAAAGCGTGTAGCAACTCCTGAATATGCCAAATCTGAAGGTGTTTCAGCCATTGTTGTGGGACGTTCAATCACACAATCTGATCAACCGCTTGAAAAATATTTATTGTTTAAACATTGTTGGGAGGGTGTTCTTTCATGA